A genomic segment from Candidatus Schekmanbacteria bacterium encodes:
- a CDS encoding DUF91 domain-containing protein has protein sequence MKRIWEKYDLTIEQVDRGLLISQGGDAYVAKEWRLTQQVIKIIEIALQNGLVSLIQNGHPQPSKREPMGDGAEYLSFGRVPNELCLMVLNKNSPTNPNSRTDVKKVLFRKHYRHVLKQSDIPFEVEKYRNASNIEVPVDYVEKAIKACLPYLDIHAPRKGRRGHPEKYPGFSEEADIERWLMENLDEHSLGRKIRVIDRQVRVETGLIDILLQDKVSEGLIIFEVKQGRAQPIHVEEQIARYLTSPYIQNLANGKPVIGCLVAELVESTVKKAVENSQHPIVAFEIKWDSPKNVTLKRVAGSWPDIH, from the coding sequence ATGAAAAGAATTTGGGAAAAATACGACTTAACAATCGAGCAAGTTGACAGGGGATTGCTCATAAGTCAAGGCGGTGATGCTTATGTTGCAAAAGAATGGCGACTTACACAGCAGGTAATAAAAATAATAGAAATTGCTCTACAAAATGGATTAGTCAGCCTCATACAGAATGGTCATCCCCAGCCAAGCAAGCGTGAACCAATGGGAGATGGTGCGGAATATTTATCCTTTGGGCGAGTACCTAATGAATTATGTTTGATGGTACTAAATAAAAATTCACCAACAAATCCAAACTCTCGCACTGATGTAAAAAAAGTTTTATTCAGAAAACACTATCGCCACGTATTAAAGCAATCAGATATTCCGTTTGAAGTAGAAAAATACAGAAATGCAAGCAATATAGAAGTGCCTGTAGACTATGTTGAGAAAGCAATCAAAGCATGTTTGCCATATCTTGATATTCACGCACCACGGAAAGGTCGTAGAGGTCATCCAGAAAAATATCCGGGTTTTAGTGAAGAAGCTGATATAGAAAGATGGCTTATGGAAAACTTAGATGAGCATTCTTTAGGAAGAAAGATTCGCGTGATAGACCGCCAAGTTCGAGTGGAAACAGGATTAATAGATATTCTGCTTCAAGATAAAGTATCAGAAGGTTTAATAATATTTGAGGTGAAACAAGGACGTGCGCAACCAATCCACGTAGAAGAACAGATTGCACGCTACCTCACAAGTCCTTATATACAAAACCTTGCAAACGGAAAGCCAGTGATTGGCTGTCTTGTGGCTGAATTAGTGGAATCAACTGTAAAGAAAGCGGTAGAAAACTCACAACACCCTATAGTTGCATTTGAGATAAAATGGGATTCGCCTAAAAATGTAACTTTGAAGCGAGTTGCAGGTTCTTGGCCTGACATACATTGA
- the lgt gene encoding prolipoprotein diacylglyceryl transferase: MYPTLFEIFGFGVKTYGTMIAIGIGFALLYISRQTKREGLDVEKSLDITLYLVLSGVIGARLLYVLLNFGYYKNNPSAIFKIWEGGLVFYGGFLAALAVGYFMLTKNKMPVWKFLDIFATALPLGHAFGRIGCFFAGCCYGKPTDVPWAITFTNPESLAYPVLGEHIHPTQLYESASNLMIFVILNLTLKRKKFDGQNALLYIALYGTARFIIEFFRGDERGFIFDSVISTSQGVALIIVPIVLFILIFKLKVASIIETVPKNKTTNKNQKKK; the protein is encoded by the coding sequence ATGTATCCAACACTTTTTGAAATATTCGGCTTTGGCGTAAAAACCTACGGCACAATGATTGCCATAGGTATTGGTTTTGCCCTTCTTTATATATCAAGACAGACAAAGCGTGAAGGGCTCGATGTCGAAAAATCACTGGACATAACGCTTTATCTTGTTCTTAGCGGTGTAATCGGAGCCCGCCTTCTCTATGTTCTCCTAAACTTCGGTTATTACAAAAATAACCCATCTGCCATATTCAAGATATGGGAAGGGGGACTGGTTTTTTACGGAGGATTTCTCGCAGCCCTTGCAGTCGGCTATTTCATGCTTACTAAAAACAAGATGCCTGTCTGGAAATTCCTTGATATTTTCGCAACAGCTCTTCCGCTTGGACATGCTTTTGGAAGAATAGGGTGTTTCTTTGCCGGATGCTGTTACGGGAAACCAACCGATGTCCCATGGGCAATCACATTTACCAACCCTGAATCCCTTGCCTATCCGGTATTAGGCGAGCATATTCACCCGACACAACTATACGAATCAGCATCAAATCTCATGATTTTTGTAATCTTAAATCTTACGCTTAAAAGAAAGAAGTTTGACGGACAGAACGCCCTTCTCTACATTGCATTATACGGCACAGCACGATTCATAATAGAATTCTTCAGGGGAGATGAAAGAGGATTCATCTTTGACAGCGTCATCTCCACATCACAGGGGGTAGCGCTCATAATAGTCCCCATTGTCCTATTCATCCTTATTTTTAAATTAAAGGTTGCCTCCATAATAGAAACAGTCCCAAAAAATAAAACGACAAATAAAAATCAAAAGAAAAAATAA
- a CDS encoding HIT family protein has translation MEECIFCKILKKECPGHFIFEDDSVAGFLDNHPLNRGHTLIVPKKHYDSMIDVPDEVLSQLIVTTKKVGIQVCNALDAAGFNLFQNNGTHAGQVVPHIHFHIIPRFKDDPLRFRPDRKQADAEELSALKEKIIAGNGMGLL, from the coding sequence ATGGAAGAGTGCATATTCTGCAAGATATTAAAAAAAGAATGCCCGGGACATTTTATATTTGAAGATGATAGTGTCGCCGGATTTCTTGACAATCATCCTCTTAACAGGGGACATACTTTGATTGTGCCGAAAAAGCATTATGACAGCATGATAGATGTTCCTGACGAGGTGCTTTCACAGTTGATTGTCACGACTAAAAAAGTCGGCATACAGGTTTGTAATGCACTTGATGCTGCGGGATTCAATCTTTTTCAGAATAACGGCACTCATGCGGGGCAGGTAGTCCCGCATATTCATTTTCACATAATCCCGCGATTCAAGGATGATCCTTTGCGCTTCAGGCCCGACAGGAAGCAGGCAGACGCAGAAGAGCTTTCTGCGTTAAAGGAAAAAATAATTGCGGGGAACGGGATGGGTTTACTGTGA
- the queF gene encoding NADPH-dependent 7-cyano-7-deazaguanine reductase QueF produces the protein MRYGEKEIDEAKLEKWENPATDKNYHIKIESREFTCLCPRSGYPDFATVAVDYMPDKYIVELKSFKLYLNKYRNVYISHEEVINKIFDELVALLKPRWLEITGDFNPRGNIKTIITVNTESSRKRKKRR, from the coding sequence ATGCGATACGGAGAAAAAGAAATAGATGAAGCAAAGCTTGAGAAATGGGAAAACCCTGCAACAGACAAAAACTATCATATAAAAATAGAATCGCGGGAATTTACATGTTTATGCCCCCGTTCAGGTTATCCTGATTTTGCAACTGTTGCAGTAGATTATATGCCTGATAAATACATAGTTGAGTTAAAATCATTTAAGCTTTATCTCAACAAGTACAGAAATGTTTACATATCCCACGAGGAGGTAATAAACAAGATTTTCGACGAACTTGTAGCCCTCCTCAAGCCGCGGTGGCTTGAGATTACAGGAGACTTTAATCCGCGCGGTAATATAAAAACGATTATAACTGTGAACACTGAATCAAGCCGGAAAAGAAAAAAAAGGAGATAA
- a CDS encoding glutathione S-transferase N-terminal domain-containing protein, with amino-acid sequence MNLILYHMDECPYCAKVRDAISKLKIKKLIEYREIGNEKYRDELIDLTDDYQVPCLVIDGKPMLESEDIIIFLKKKFGGKK; translated from the coding sequence ATGAATCTTATCCTTTATCACATGGATGAATGCCCATACTGCGCAAAAGTAAGGGATGCAATATCAAAGCTCAAAATCAAAAAACTCATTGAGTACAGGGAAATAGGTAATGAGAAATACAGGGATGAGCTTATAGATTTGACTGATGATTATCAGGTCCCCTGCCTTGTAATAGACGGCAAGCCTATGCTTGAGTCAGAAGACATAATAATATTCCTTAAGAAAAAGTTTGGCGGCAAGAAATAA
- a CDS encoding HEPN domain-containing protein — protein MKIENKIEYWLDIAEYDMETARHMQARGRYLYTVFLCQQALEKILKSLHIKKFGKESSYSHNLVYLQSNLELDLSESQRKLLAVLTAFYIEGRYPSYKKKLSSLVDKAQSATLLNKTEKLYQCLKSKLIS, from the coding sequence ATGAAAATTGAAAATAAAATAGAATATTGGTTAGATATAGCAGAATATGACATGGAAACAGCACGTCATATGCAAGCGAGAGGAAGATATCTTTATACGGTTTTCCTCTGCCAACAGGCATTGGAAAAAATCCTGAAATCTCTTCATATTAAAAAATTTGGTAAAGAATCTTCTTACTCGCACAACCTTGTTTATCTTCAAAGTAATTTAGAATTAGATTTATCAGAGTCTCAGAGAAAACTTCTTGCTGTTTTAACTGCATTTTATATAGAGGGGAGATATCCTTCTTATAAAAAGAAATTGTCATCTTTGGTTGATAAAGCACAGAGTGCAACACTATTAAATAAAACGGAAAAACTTTACCAATGTCTAAAGTCAAAACTAATATCATAA
- the moaA gene encoding GTP 3',8-cyclase MoaA produces MKLIDSHGRSINYLRVSVTDRCNLRCIYCMKQGGLEQKEKAEILTFEEIERIVSSAVKLGISKVRLTGGEPLVRKGFISFVEKISKIPGIKDLSLTTNGSLLEDYAERLKSAGIMRVNVSLDSLKPKKYSEITYGGDIEKVFKGIEAARRVGLLPVKINVVVIKELNDDEIADFAMMTMKEDLNIRFIEYMPIGSTDLWNDSRYMPTDKMLEILNSLGTLEKIGSTGHGPAVYYRLKGAKGKIGLISPISNHFCSSCNKLRLTSDGRLRKCLFSDDEVDVRTVLRIANGNSEEELEKLLLHAVQSKPEKLNLDALGRPIARAMSEIGG; encoded by the coding sequence GTGAAATTAATAGACAGCCACGGAAGAAGCATCAATTATCTTCGTGTATCAGTGACTGACCGCTGTAACCTTCGCTGTATCTACTGCATGAAACAGGGGGGGCTTGAGCAGAAAGAGAAGGCAGAGATACTTACCTTCGAGGAGATCGAGCGTATTGTGTCTTCCGCTGTGAAGCTCGGGATATCAAAGGTGCGTCTTACAGGAGGAGAGCCTTTAGTCAGGAAGGGATTTATCTCCTTTGTTGAAAAAATATCGAAGATTCCTGGAATAAAAGATTTAAGCCTCACCACGAATGGAAGCCTCCTTGAGGATTATGCAGAGAGACTAAAGTCAGCGGGTATCATGCGCGTGAACGTGAGTCTTGATTCATTGAAGCCTAAAAAATACAGCGAGATAACCTATGGCGGTGATATTGAAAAGGTATTTAAAGGGATTGAGGCTGCCAGAAGAGTTGGTCTTTTACCTGTAAAGATTAACGTAGTTGTAATAAAAGAATTAAATGATGATGAGATCGCAGATTTTGCAATGATGACAATGAAGGAAGATTTGAATATTAGATTCATCGAGTATATGCCAATCGGTTCAACAGACCTTTGGAATGACAGCAGGTATATGCCGACTGATAAAATGCTTGAAATTTTAAATTCTCTTGGAACGCTGGAGAAAATAGGCTCAACGGGACATGGCCCTGCTGTTTATTACAGGCTTAAGGGGGCTAAAGGAAAAATAGGGCTTATCAGCCCCATATCAAATCATTTCTGTTCAAGCTGCAACAAGCTTCGCCTAACCTCTGACGGAAGGCTCCGCAAATGTCTTTTCTCCGATGATGAGGTGGATGTGAGGACTGTTCTTCGCATTGCCAACGGAAACAGCGAAGAGGAGTTGGAGAAACTTCTGCTCCATGCCGTGCAGTCGAAGCCGGAGAAGTTGAATCTGGATGCGCTGGGGAGGCCCATTGCGCGGGCTATGTCGGAAATCGGCGGCTAA
- a CDS encoding aldehyde ferredoxin oxidoreductase family protein: MKYKGYTGNILNVNLTEGRIETIPFPEKLAEDYIGGGGAAAKLISDSLDTISSPLDEKNPLIFMTGPLTGTIVPWSGRHCVATISPLTGLWGESYAGGTWGKELKRAGFDGIVISGKSEKLVYLRITDSSVTIENAAHLKGKDSWETDSIIKKEAGEKTKVAAIGAAGENLVRFASVVHDGPASRIAARCGVGAVMGSKNLKAIAVSGEKRVEVANSDALMKSIKEKLPALIINDTEHRVEKAKFVFSNFVADGRHGVNNWRDGELAGFEEALLKEAELHVRHTKPYLCSGCRTGCVESNVKDGIRQSVWESFAPLGSQCGVTDMKHIQKAYDICNQQGIDSISAGGIISFAMECFEEGIITEKDTDGINLRFGNGRGMIEMLKKLCQREGFGNILAEGTKRAASLIGRGAEKLAIEVKGLEVPAHDPRTHNFLALTYATDNRGASHLSASNPHIDGSDLVNLLDVRFTAEGTADMVVRRQNYSNILNSLVLCIFAQAGYAQYYSPTSFGGITAKEVTEWFNLVTGADASFESLMSCGERMFNLKHEINTKLGLTPDLDTLPERLLTLKRGQGPAADHLPQMKEMIEEYYRIRGWGASGNMRRMEK; encoded by the coding sequence ATGAAATACAAAGGCTATACCGGTAACATTCTCAATGTAAACCTCACAGAAGGAAGAATTGAAACAATCCCCTTTCCGGAAAAACTCGCAGAAGATTACATTGGCGGCGGCGGGGCAGCGGCAAAGCTTATATCCGACAGCTTAGACACCATATCGAGTCCACTTGATGAAAAGAATCCTTTAATATTTATGACAGGTCCTTTGACAGGCACCATAGTTCCCTGGAGCGGCAGGCATTGCGTAGCAACCATTTCGCCCCTTACCGGATTATGGGGAGAATCATACGCCGGCGGCACCTGGGGAAAGGAGCTTAAAAGAGCAGGCTTTGACGGTATTGTAATTTCCGGAAAATCTGAAAAGCTTGTTTATCTCAGGATAACAGACTCCAGCGTTACAATTGAAAATGCCGCACATCTAAAGGGGAAAGATTCATGGGAAACCGATTCCATCATTAAAAAAGAGGCAGGAGAAAAAACAAAAGTCGCTGCCATTGGGGCTGCCGGTGAAAACCTTGTACGCTTTGCATCAGTAGTCCATGACGGACCGGCATCGCGAATAGCAGCAAGGTGCGGAGTGGGCGCGGTAATGGGGTCAAAGAACTTAAAGGCAATTGCTGTTAGCGGTGAAAAGAGGGTCGAAGTGGCAAACAGCGATGCATTGATGAAATCCATAAAAGAAAAACTGCCGGCACTTATTATAAATGACACTGAGCACCGTGTGGAAAAAGCAAAGTTTGTTTTCTCCAATTTTGTCGCTGATGGAAGGCATGGAGTTAATAACTGGCGTGACGGCGAGCTTGCCGGTTTTGAAGAAGCCCTTCTCAAAGAAGCTGAGCTTCATGTTCGTCACACAAAGCCCTACTTATGTTCAGGTTGCAGAACAGGCTGTGTTGAATCGAACGTGAAAGACGGCATTAGACAGTCTGTCTGGGAATCCTTTGCCCCACTGGGCTCTCAATGCGGTGTAACCGACATGAAGCATATTCAGAAAGCCTACGACATATGCAACCAGCAGGGGATAGACTCCATATCTGCTGGAGGTATTATTTCATTCGCCATGGAATGTTTCGAGGAAGGGATAATCACTGAGAAGGACACTGATGGAATAAATCTGAGATTCGGCAATGGCAGGGGAATGATAGAAATGCTTAAAAAACTCTGCCAGCGCGAAGGCTTTGGCAATATCCTTGCAGAAGGAACAAAAAGAGCTGCCTCGCTTATAGGCAGGGGAGCAGAGAAATTAGCCATAGAGGTAAAGGGGCTTGAAGTGCCGGCACATGATCCAAGAACCCATAATTTTCTCGCTTTGACTTACGCTACAGACAACCGTGGCGCAAGCCATTTATCCGCATCAAACCCGCATATAGACGGCTCAGACCTCGTAAATTTGCTGGATGTGAGATTCACTGCAGAAGGCACTGCTGATATGGTTGTAAGAAGACAGAACTATTCGAATATATTAAACTCGCTTGTGCTTTGCATATTCGCTCAGGCAGGTTATGCCCAGTATTATTCCCCTACATCATTTGGAGGTATAACTGCAAAGGAAGTTACTGAATGGTTTAATTTAGTCACCGGTGCTGATGCAAGTTTTGAATCGCTTATGTCATGCGGCGAGAGGATGTTTAACCTTAAGCATGAGATAAACACGAAGCTTGGATTAACCCCGGATTTAGACACTCTGCCGGAACGTCTTCTGACATTAAAAAGAGGACAGGGTCCTGCAGCAGACCATCTCCCCCAAATGAAGGAAATGATAGAAGAATATTATCGCATCAGAGGATGGGGTGCATCAGGGAATATGAGAAGGATGGAAAAATAA
- a CDS encoding L-2-amino-thiazoline-4-carboxylic acid hydrolase, protein MAREEGKTLPVEKQREMLINANAIKFTELYLALTEAYGEAEGAKMYEEIYETKFKKGSQGPKRDLDDIIKAELSIFPVLGWKLWAEKKIENGEEIWYEHLEHCPYLTVTRKRNLPDPCPILCDYDSKFGEKYGLGKWKRVKHIPSGDSECSFKITKIK, encoded by the coding sequence ATGGCCAGAGAGGAAGGAAAGACACTCCCTGTTGAAAAACAGAGGGAAATGCTTATCAATGCTAATGCCATTAAATTTACAGAACTTTATCTCGCACTCACCGAAGCCTATGGCGAAGCGGAAGGCGCAAAGATGTACGAGGAAATTTATGAAACAAAATTTAAAAAAGGTTCGCAGGGTCCCAAGAGAGACCTTGATGACATCATAAAGGCTGAGCTTTCAATTTTTCCTGTCCTTGGCTGGAAGCTTTGGGCTGAAAAGAAAATAGAAAACGGAGAAGAGATCTGGTACGAACATCTTGAACATTGTCCCTACCTTACAGTAACAAGGAAAAGAAACCTTCCTGATCCATGCCCGATACTTTGCGATTATGATTCCAAGTTTGGTGAAAAATACGGCCTCGGGAAATGGAAAAGAGTAAAACATATCCCTTCAGGCGACAGCGAGTGCAGTTTCAAGATTACTAAGATTAAATAA
- a CDS encoding nucleotidyltransferase domain-containing protein, whose translation MSKVKTNIIKLLKEYITEVNKICPVEKAVLFGSYAKGLNNKDSDIDVAIFSKKVNEKNRLEIMSKLIMLINKFKVDIQPVVFPYRDYLNDDNDFISGEIKKRGMEIKI comes from the coding sequence ATGTCTAAAGTCAAAACTAATATCATAAAGCTTTTAAAAGAATATATTACTGAGGTAAATAAAATCTGCCCGGTTGAAAAAGCTGTCCTGTTTGGTTCTTATGCCAAAGGGCTTAATAATAAGGATAGCGATATTGACGTTGCTATTTTTTCCAAGAAAGTAAATGAGAAAAACAGACTGGAAATAATGAGTAAACTAATAATGTTAATCAATAAATTTAAAGTGGACATTCAGCCTGTTGTTTTTCCCTATCGTGATTATCTGAATGATGACAATGATTTTATTTCAGGCGAAATAAAAAAGAGGGGAATGGAAATAAAGATTTAA
- a CDS encoding antitoxin family protein, with amino-acid sequence MLKVIDAVYENGVFKPTKKINLKNKKQVQLQIISEDDWLKNFDRILRAIHSKTSKFSPEEIEADIEEAIKEVRKAKRNRESRR; translated from the coding sequence ATGCTTAAAGTGATAGATGCTGTTTATGAAAATGGAGTTTTTAAGCCAACAAAGAAAATAAATTTAAAAAATAAAAAACAGGTTCAATTACAAATAATTTCTGAAGATGACTGGCTGAAAAATTTTGACCGGATACTTAGAGCAATCCACAGTAAAACTTCAAAATTCTCTCCTGAAGAAATTGAAGCTGATATAGAAGAAGCTATAAAAGAAGTTCGCAAGGCAAAGCGAAATCGTGAAAGCCGTCGTTGA
- a CDS encoding homocysteine S-methyltransferase family protein has protein sequence MTQLEKILKKRIFIFDGATGTMLQGKDVDKSKPPEMVNIEHPEWLQEIGQKYIDAGCEALETNTFGSSRIKFSEFFAEDKIKDKIHKVNFDGVKLLKKVAKNKALIAASIGPTGKLMYPMGELTFDEAVAAFKEQIKPCVDAGADIIIIETMSELSEIKAAIIAAKSLLINKQNKPIIATMTFQTNLRSLVGVTPEIAAVVLSSMGLSAIGANCSLGIDGMVEIAKQMKSVSVTPLICQPNAGLPQLIDGKTVFPATPSEMAKGAKKLVSVGANIIGGCCGTTPVHLKAMKKAVKGVKPKQATVINNLLVASRTKLVAIGSGNPVAIIGERINPTRRKDLSEKVLAGDFSIVREDAIRQVEAGASILDINMGIPGADEAYLMRMAVLEAQSAVDVPLMIDSSNPEAVEAGLKAFSGKAIINSISGEKKKLNTLIPIARKYGAAILALTVDETGVPKTAEGKLAIASKIVNLAVKAGIRREDIIVDCVVSTVAAEPEAAMETLRAIGLIKKKLGVATILGVSNVSHGLPSRTTINATFLAMAVAQGLDAAIANPLDLRMKEGMAVSKLLSGFDRGAKEYITYAMANKTVLKTETPEKKTLEALEVCKDTLEEKIARAVMEGNKSDIIPLVEQALSEGVAPVDVSNRYLIPALEKVGTKFQDNEMFLPQVLMSAEVIEAGFKRIKKEIKASETVTGKKIILATVKGDVHDIGKNIVSTLLQNHGFNVIDLGKNVPTKTIIERAVKEKADIIGLSALMTTTVMEMEKVIKSLKDLSINIPVAVGGAVVTQSFADKIGADVYAKDALDAVKNLKKFFKL, from the coding sequence ATGACTCAACTGGAAAAGATATTAAAGAAAAGAATCTTCATTTTTGACGGCGCCACAGGGACAATGCTCCAGGGCAAAGATGTTGATAAAAGCAAACCGCCGGAGATGGTAAACATAGAGCACCCTGAATGGCTTCAGGAGATCGGGCAAAAATACATTGATGCAGGCTGTGAAGCCCTTGAAACAAATACATTCGGCTCAAGCAGGATAAAGTTCTCCGAGTTTTTCGCTGAAGATAAAATCAAAGACAAAATCCATAAAGTGAATTTTGATGGGGTAAAACTCTTAAAAAAGGTTGCAAAGAATAAAGCTCTGATTGCGGCTTCCATAGGACCTACGGGCAAACTCATGTATCCTATGGGGGAGCTTACCTTCGATGAAGCAGTGGCGGCTTTCAAAGAACAGATAAAGCCATGCGTTGATGCCGGAGCAGACATAATCATCATAGAGACAATGTCAGAGCTCTCAGAGATCAAGGCCGCAATAATCGCAGCAAAGTCTTTGCTCATCAATAAACAAAATAAACCCATAATCGCGACAATGACCTTCCAGACCAATCTTCGCTCACTCGTTGGTGTAACGCCAGAGATTGCGGCAGTTGTTCTTAGCTCTATGGGGCTATCCGCAATAGGAGCAAACTGCAGTCTCGGCATAGATGGAATGGTCGAAATCGCAAAACAGATGAAGAGCGTTTCAGTGACACCTCTCATTTGCCAGCCTAATGCAGGCTTACCACAGTTGATAGATGGAAAAACCGTTTTCCCTGCGACTCCATCAGAAATGGCAAAGGGGGCAAAGAAGCTTGTATCAGTGGGAGCAAACATTATTGGCGGATGCTGCGGGACAACGCCGGTGCACTTAAAAGCAATGAAAAAAGCTGTAAAAGGAGTGAAACCCAAGCAAGCAACGGTAATTAACAATCTCCTTGTAGCAAGCAGGACAAAGCTTGTCGCAATTGGGAGCGGCAATCCTGTTGCAATAATTGGAGAACGGATAAATCCCACGCGCCGCAAAGACCTTTCTGAAAAAGTTCTTGCTGGAGATTTTTCCATTGTAAGGGAAGATGCCATAAGGCAGGTCGAGGCAGGCGCATCTATCCTTGATATCAACATGGGGATTCCAGGAGCTGATGAGGCTTATCTTATGAGAATGGCGGTGCTTGAAGCCCAGTCAGCCGTAGATGTGCCTCTTATGATAGATTCATCCAACCCTGAGGCTGTGGAAGCAGGGTTAAAGGCATTTTCAGGCAAGGCAATAATAAACTCCATAAGCGGAGAAAAGAAAAAGCTAAATACACTTATCCCAATCGCAAGAAAATATGGCGCTGCAATACTGGCTCTTACAGTTGATGAAACTGGAGTGCCTAAAACAGCAGAGGGAAAACTCGCAATCGCAAGCAAGATTGTAAATTTAGCAGTAAAAGCAGGGATAAGACGTGAAGACATAATCGTTGACTGCGTTGTCTCCACTGTTGCGGCAGAGCCTGAAGCTGCAATGGAAACACTAAGAGCCATAGGGCTTATAAAGAAAAAGCTTGGTGTTGCCACGATACTTGGCGTAAGCAATGTTTCCCACGGATTGCCGTCAAGGACCACTATCAATGCCACATTCCTTGCAATGGCCGTAGCTCAGGGGCTTGATGCAGCGATTGCAAACCCTCTTGATTTGAGGATGAAAGAAGGAATGGCAGTTTCAAAGCTTCTCTCAGGATTCGACAGGGGTGCGAAGGAATACATTACCTATGCAATGGCGAACAAGACAGTTTTAAAAACAGAGACACCGGAAAAGAAAACCCTTGAGGCCTTAGAAGTTTGCAAAGACACCCTTGAAGAAAAGATAGCAAGGGCAGTTATGGAAGGGAACAAAAGCGATATCATCCCTCTTGTAGAGCAGGCATTGAGCGAAGGTGTAGCTCCTGTTGATGTGAGCAACCGCTATCTCATCCCTGCACTTGAAAAAGTTGGCACAAAATTTCAGGACAATGAAATGTTCCTTCCACAGGTACTTATGTCAGCAGAGGTAATCGAAGCAGGATTTAAAAGAATAAAAAAGGAAATTAAAGCTTCAGAAACGGTAACAGGGAAAAAAATAATCCTTGCCACTGTTAAAGGTGATGTCCACGACATAGGGAAAAATATAGTTTCAACGCTTCTTCAAAACCATGGTTTTAATGTGATTGACCTTGGAAAAAATGTCCCCACTAAAACAATAATAGAAAGAGCAGTAAAGGAAAAAGCCGACATCATCGGTCTCTCAGCCCTCATGACCACAACCGTCATGGAAATGGAAAAGGTGATAAAGTCATTGAAGGATTTATCCATCAACATACCAGTAGCCGTAGGCGGCGCAGTCGTAACCCAGAGCTTTGCCGACAAAATCGGCGCCGATGTCTACGCCAAAGACGCCCTTGATGCAGTGAAGAATCTCAAGAAATTTTTTAAGCTTTGA
- a CDS encoding DoxX family protein, which yields MKYLKKLPLYLSRVLIAAIFLISGAGKIADPQGTMKYMADYGMPLTGFFLVCAIILELGGGLLVLTGFFDKMGARFLILFLIPTTLIFHTDFSQKMQIIQFLKNSAIIGGLFAFLSRDPHNDR from the coding sequence ATGAAATACCTTAAAAAACTTCCGCTCTACCTTTCCCGTGTACTTATCGCTGCGATATTTCTTATTTCAGGTGCAGGGAAAATAGCTGACCCGCAGGGGACAATGAAGTACATGGCAGATTACGGCATGCCATTAACCGGGTTCTTTCTGGTGTGTGCTATTATACTGGAGCTTGGCGGGGGGCTTTTAGTTTTAACCGGTTTCTTTGACAAAATGGGCGCACGTTTTCTGATCCTTTTTCTTATTCCAACTACTCTGATATTTCATACTGACTTTTCACAAAAGATGCAGATAATACAGTTTCTAAAAAACTCAGCTATTATAGGCGGACTCTTCGCATTCCTTTCAAGGGACCCGCATAATGATAGATAA